In the genome of Fastidiosipila sp., the window TATTCCTTCCTGGGCAAGGTGGCGGCCGGCCTGGACCGGCTGCCGGCCGCCAAGCTGTTACTCAAGGGTAATGGCTTCGGTCGGGCAGGAATCCCGCGCTTCTTCGGCAGTATCTTCCAGTTCAGGTGTTACTTCCCCGATCACATGTGCCAGTCCGTCATCGCCCATCTCAAACACTTCGGGGCAGATGGATTCGCACAGGGCGCAACCGATGCAAAGATCATGATCGACTGTTGCTTTCATCAAAGCTCCTCCTAAAAAAATTGTATTTCTAAGTACCCATTA includes:
- a CDS encoding ferredoxin produces the protein MKATVDHDLCIGCALCESICPEVFEMGDDGLAHVIGEVTPELEDTAEEARDSCPTEAITLE